In one window of Clarias gariepinus isolate MV-2021 ecotype Netherlands chromosome 10, CGAR_prim_01v2, whole genome shotgun sequence DNA:
- the ran gene encoding GTP-binding nuclear protein Ran produces the protein MAENDPQVQFKLVLVGDGGTGKTTFVKRHLTGEFEKKYVATLGVEVHPLVFHTNRGAIKYNVWDTAGQEKFGGLRDGYYIQAQCAIIMFDVTSRVTYKNVPNWHRDLVRVCENIPIVLCGNKVDIKDRKVKAKSIVFHRKKNLQYYDISAKSNYNFEKPFLWLARKLIGDPNLEFVEMPALAPPEIAMDPSLAAQYEHDLKVASETALPDEDDDL, from the exons ATGGCAGAGAACGACCCACAAGTTCAGTTTAAG CTGGTTCTTGTAGGCGACGGAGGCACGGGGAAGACCACCTTTGTGAAGAGACACTTGACAGGAGAGTTTGAAAAGAAATATGTTG CTACTCTGGGTGTTGAGGTGCATCCCTTGGTCTTCCACACTAACAGAGGCGCTATTAAATACAATGTGTGGGACACAGCCGGACAGGAGAAGTTCGGAGGCCTGCGAGACGGATACTACATTCAAG CTCAGTGTGCGATCATCATGTTCGACGTGACCTCTCGAGTGACTTATAAGAATGTTCCCAACTGGCATCGTGACTTGGTGCGCGTGTGCGAGAACATTCCCATAGTGCTGTGCGGCAACAAAGTGGACATCAAGGATAGGAAGGTGAAAGCTAAGAGCATCGTGTTCCATCGCAAGAAGAACTTACAG TACTACGACATTTCCGCCAAGAGTAATTATAACTTTGAGAAGCCGTTTCTGTGGCTTGCACGGAAGCTGATCGGAGATCCTAACTTGGAGTTTGTCGAAATGCCTGCCCTTGCCCCACCTGAAATCGCCATGGACCCATCACTTGCTGCACAGTACGAGCATGACCTGAAA GTGGCATCAGAAACAGCTCTCCCAGACGAGGATGACGACCTCTAA